One Gordonia sp. SID5947 genomic region harbors:
- a CDS encoding SelT/SelW/SelH family protein, with the protein MAGPLISITYCTRCNWLLRASWMASELLSTFGTELGAVTLVPGTGGVFHIEVDGEQVWERTRDGGFPDVVTLKRLIRDTALPDWDLGHAERPS; encoded by the coding sequence ATGGCCGGTCCGCTGATCTCCATCACCTACTGCACCCGATGCAACTGGTTGCTGCGGGCCTCGTGGATGGCGAGCGAACTGCTCAGCACATTCGGCACCGAGTTGGGTGCGGTGACCCTGGTCCCCGGCACCGGGGGTGTCTTCCACATCGAGGTCGACGGAGAGCAGGTCTGGGAACGTACACGCGACGGCGGGTTTCCCGATGTGGTGACGCTCAAGCGCCTCATCCGCGACACCGCACTGCCCGACTGGGATCTGGGGCACGCGGAGCGCCCTTCGTGA